The Styela clava chromosome 10, kaStyClav1.hap1.2, whole genome shotgun sequence genome window below encodes:
- the LOC120345996 gene encoding kelch-like protein 38 isoform X1 → MSDSHENTYFKDCFAEFNEYRKAGLYCDFTIKVGSEKFRVHKIILSTATDYFKLMFRHETVETLSGEVDIQGFSADTIKKVIEYIYTSKFPIDETSDVASYMQASHFLLLPKLCGIVTEYLEQNLGPKSYFITINISKLYDLKQLEEKCDKIASNNFAKIAELDEFKEIDEKQLVGMINAKENTATEEEKCLALMNWTKFDEKKRSKQFVRSFKQLDLTKMSLSYRRNLLEQDSLIGSNAEVLKNIALSFFGSKTAASDSEDQALVVFDKTSFHLQQFNPKSNEWKQMQKMNEDMESGLFSAIALNQHIYVIVGETSFYRLKYVDVNATWEKLKSPLKVHGYLPPMTLVNGEIWIVGGCGGSDTTTVEKYDSLRNQWTKMKSKNVKCYGPAVICMQGSIYSLGGGEGSSSTNKVECFNLNTSTWSFISPMLNARVEPAAVEFQNRLYVLGGYDMGQGLKTVETYNRSSNSWTMFAPMISARFRFRSFVFNENIYAVAGYNSRNTMEKYDSQKKTWVMVVIPEDIDLHIWDSVKINAI, encoded by the exons ATGAGTGATTCTCacgaaaatacatattttaaagATTGTTTTGCCGAATTCAATGA gtacAGGAAAGCTGGTCTATATTGTGATTTTACGATCAAAGTTGGTTCGGAAAAATTCCGAGTGCATAAGATTATTTTGTCAACTGCAACTGATTATTTTAAGTTAATGTTTCGGCATGAG actGTTGAGACTCTGTCAGGAGAAGTTGATATCCAAGGCTTCAGTGCGGATACTATTAAGAAAGTTATCGAGTATATCTATACTTCCAAATTCCCCATTGATGAGACATCTGATGTCGCATCATACATGCAGGCTTCACATTTCTTACTACTACCAA AATTATGTGGTATTGTCACTGAATATCTGGAACAGAATTTGGGTCCCAAATCTTACTTCATCACCATAAATATCTCGAAGTTGTACGATCTGAAACAACTCGAAGAGAAATGTGATAAAATTGCTTCCAACAACTTTGCAAAAATTGCAGAACTGGATGAATTCAAGGAAATAGATGAAAAACAGTTGGTGGGAATGATCAACGCCAAAGAAAACACG GCAACTGAAGAAGAAAAGTGCTTGGCTTTGATGAATTGGACAAAATTTGATGAGAAGAAACGTTCAAAGCAGTTTGTCAGATCTTTCAAGCAACTGGATTTGACTAAGATGTCGCTTTCATATCGCAGAAATCTTCTGGAGCAAGAT AGCCTGATTGGTTCAAATGCTGAAGTACTCAAGAATATAGCACTTTCGTTTTTCGGTAGCAAGACTGCTGCATCAGATTCTGAAG accaGGCGTTAGTCGTTTTTGACAAAACCTCTTTCCATCTCCAACAGTTCAATCCAAAGTCAAATGAATGGAAGCAAATGCAG AAAATGAATGAAGACATGGAGTCAGGGTTGTTCTCTGCTATTGCATTGAATCAGCATATTTATGTCATAGTTGGTGAAACCTCATTCTATCGACTCAAATATGTCGATGTTAATGCTACATGGGAGAAATTGAAGAGTCCGTTGAAAGTTCATGGCTATCTCCCACCAATGACTTTGGTTAATG GTGAGATCTGGATTGTTGGTGGATGTGGTGGATCTGACACAACAACAGTGGAAAAGTATGATTCTCTGAGAAACCAGTGGACAAAGATGAAGAGCAAGAATGTTAAATGTTATGGTCCTGCAGTCATTTGCATGCAAG GAAGCATTTATAGTTTGGGAGGAGGGGAAGGGTCAAGTTCAACCAACAAAGTAGAATGCTTCAATCTAAATACGTCAACATGGAGTTTCATTTCACCAATGCTGAATGCAAGAGTTGAACCTGCTGCTGTTGAATTTCAGAATCGACTTTATGTGCTTG GTGGATATGATATGGGTCAGGGTCTGAAAACTGTCGAAACATACAATCGATCATCCAATTCCTGGACCATGTTTGCACCGATGATATCGGCTCGATTTCGCTTCAGAAGCTTTGTTTTCAACGAGAACATTTATGCAGTTGCTGGATATAA TTCAAGGAATACCATGGAGAAATACGATTCTCAAAAGAAAACCTGGGTGATGGTTGTCATTCCTGAAGATATCGACCTTCATATATGGGACTCAGTGAAAATAAATGCCATATGA
- the LOC120345996 gene encoding kelch-like protein 38 isoform X2, whose amino-acid sequence MFRHETVETLSGEVDIQGFSADTIKKVIEYIYTSKFPIDETSDVASYMQASHFLLLPKLCGIVTEYLEQNLGPKSYFITINISKLYDLKQLEEKCDKIASNNFAKIAELDEFKEIDEKQLVGMINAKENTATEEEKCLALMNWTKFDEKKRSKQFVRSFKQLDLTKMSLSYRRNLLEQDSLIGSNAEVLKNIALSFFGSKTAASDSEDQALVVFDKTSFHLQQFNPKSNEWKQMQKMNEDMESGLFSAIALNQHIYVIVGETSFYRLKYVDVNATWEKLKSPLKVHGYLPPMTLVNGEIWIVGGCGGSDTTTVEKYDSLRNQWTKMKSKNVKCYGPAVICMQGSIYSLGGGEGSSSTNKVECFNLNTSTWSFISPMLNARVEPAAVEFQNRLYVLGGYDMGQGLKTVETYNRSSNSWTMFAPMISARFRFRSFVFNENIYAVAGYNSRNTMEKYDSQKKTWVMVVIPEDIDLHIWDSVKINAI is encoded by the exons ATGTTTCGGCATGAG actGTTGAGACTCTGTCAGGAGAAGTTGATATCCAAGGCTTCAGTGCGGATACTATTAAGAAAGTTATCGAGTATATCTATACTTCCAAATTCCCCATTGATGAGACATCTGATGTCGCATCATACATGCAGGCTTCACATTTCTTACTACTACCAA AATTATGTGGTATTGTCACTGAATATCTGGAACAGAATTTGGGTCCCAAATCTTACTTCATCACCATAAATATCTCGAAGTTGTACGATCTGAAACAACTCGAAGAGAAATGTGATAAAATTGCTTCCAACAACTTTGCAAAAATTGCAGAACTGGATGAATTCAAGGAAATAGATGAAAAACAGTTGGTGGGAATGATCAACGCCAAAGAAAACACG GCAACTGAAGAAGAAAAGTGCTTGGCTTTGATGAATTGGACAAAATTTGATGAGAAGAAACGTTCAAAGCAGTTTGTCAGATCTTTCAAGCAACTGGATTTGACTAAGATGTCGCTTTCATATCGCAGAAATCTTCTGGAGCAAGAT AGCCTGATTGGTTCAAATGCTGAAGTACTCAAGAATATAGCACTTTCGTTTTTCGGTAGCAAGACTGCTGCATCAGATTCTGAAG accaGGCGTTAGTCGTTTTTGACAAAACCTCTTTCCATCTCCAACAGTTCAATCCAAAGTCAAATGAATGGAAGCAAATGCAG AAAATGAATGAAGACATGGAGTCAGGGTTGTTCTCTGCTATTGCATTGAATCAGCATATTTATGTCATAGTTGGTGAAACCTCATTCTATCGACTCAAATATGTCGATGTTAATGCTACATGGGAGAAATTGAAGAGTCCGTTGAAAGTTCATGGCTATCTCCCACCAATGACTTTGGTTAATG GTGAGATCTGGATTGTTGGTGGATGTGGTGGATCTGACACAACAACAGTGGAAAAGTATGATTCTCTGAGAAACCAGTGGACAAAGATGAAGAGCAAGAATGTTAAATGTTATGGTCCTGCAGTCATTTGCATGCAAG GAAGCATTTATAGTTTGGGAGGAGGGGAAGGGTCAAGTTCAACCAACAAAGTAGAATGCTTCAATCTAAATACGTCAACATGGAGTTTCATTTCACCAATGCTGAATGCAAGAGTTGAACCTGCTGCTGTTGAATTTCAGAATCGACTTTATGTGCTTG GTGGATATGATATGGGTCAGGGTCTGAAAACTGTCGAAACATACAATCGATCATCCAATTCCTGGACCATGTTTGCACCGATGATATCGGCTCGATTTCGCTTCAGAAGCTTTGTTTTCAACGAGAACATTTATGCAGTTGCTGGATATAA TTCAAGGAATACCATGGAGAAATACGATTCTCAAAAGAAAACCTGGGTGATGGTTGTCATTCCTGAAGATATCGACCTTCATATATGGGACTCAGTGAAAATAAATGCCATATGA
- the LOC120337091 gene encoding large ribosomal subunit protein uL6-like: MKTLHSSQDVTVPEGVKVWVKGRTVTIHGDRGTLKRNFNHLKIELSKVGPRTVRVDKWFGNRKDLACVRTVCSHITNMATGVTKGYKYKLRSVYAHFPINCNVIEEGACVEIRNFLGEKFTRKVAMRDGVKISASAKQKDELIIEGNDIEMVSQSAALVQQSTSVKNKDIRKFLDGIYVSQKTHVIVDEA, encoded by the exons atgaagacaTTACATTCTAGCCAGGATGTCACCGTCCCAGAAGGTGTAAAAGTTTGGGTGAAGGGCAGAACAGTCACCATACACGGGGATAGGGGGACATTGAAGAGAAATTTCAATCATTTGAAGATTGAGCTGAGCAAG gTTGGGCCAAGAACTGTTCGTGTAGACAAATGGTTTGGAAACCGCAAAGATCTCGCTTGTGTTCGAACTGTTTGCAGTCATATCACCAACATGGCTACTGGAGTCACCAAAGGCTACAA gTATAAATTGAGATCGGTGTACGCTCACTTCCCCATCAATTGTAATGTTATCGAAGAGGGGGCTTGTGTTGAAATCAGAAACTTTCTTGGTGAAAAGTTCACCAGAAAG GTCGCTATGCGTGATGGTGTCAAAATATCCGCATCCGCCAAGCAGAAGGACGAATTGATTATCGAGGGAAACGATATCGAGATGGTATCACAGTCAGCTGCTCTCGTACAGCAATCAACTTCAGTGAAAAACAAGGATATCCGAAAGTTCTTGGATGGAATTTACGTTTCACAGAAAACCCATGTCATTGTTGACGAAGcttga